The genomic window GAACATGGCTTTTCTTCAATTAAGGATTTGCGAGTAGCTTTGCGCGAACCTTAGTATCAGGTTTTGATGAGGATATTCGCTCATTCGTATTGAATCATGGGAAAAAGACACCATAGGGATTAATAAATAATATTGTAAACGAGAATTCTCTATGTTATAATCCAGTTCCTGTGGATAAAATGATTTTTTTATTAAAGAAAGGTGAATAATAATGGAGCAGGTAGAATTAAAAACATTGCCACGTGAGCAATTCGGAAAAGAGTTAACAAGGAAAATTCGCAACAATGGCATGGTGCCTGTTGTTTTGTATGGTAAAGGAATAGAGACCAAAAGCTATATGGTTAAAGAGAATGAACTGATAAAGTGCTTAAATACTGAATCAGGTACACACGTTATTTTTAATCTTCTTATCGATGAGAAAAAGAATACCGCTATCATCCACGAAATTGACAGGCATCCGTTATCAAGAAAACTTCGACATGTAGATTTCTTGCATATTGATATGTCAAAAGAACTCGAAACTGATATCGATGTTCGTCTGGTTGGTGTAGCGCCAGGTGTTAAACAAGGTGGAGAGCTTCTCCAGAGAGTTAAGAAAGTAACCATTAAATGTCTTCCTGATTATTTGCCGAAGCATTTTGAAGTAGATATCTCCGATCTTAATCTTGGTGGAAGTATGCGTATCAGCGATATTGTTATGCCAAATATTAAGATTGTTCGTCCACCAGCTGAAACTGTTGTTGCAACAGTTGACAAGCCAAAGGGTATGGAAACCGATGCTGAAGTAGCAGCAGCAGCGGCAGCAGCCGGGGCGGCAGCAGCAGCATCTTCTGCAGCTTCTGAAAAGAAATAATAAGCAGACCATTATGGATAAAAGAACTTTAGGTAAAAAAATATTAGACTCGGCTTATCTGGAAGGTGATTTTACTCTTCGTTCCGGAAAGAAAAGTAAATATTATCTGGATAAGTATTTATTTGCTACGAAACCTGATATTTTAGCGCCTTTAGCCAAGGAA from Candidatus Margulisiibacteriota bacterium includes these protein-coding regions:
- a CDS encoding 50S ribosomal protein L25, translated to MEQVELKTLPREQFGKELTRKIRNNGMVPVVLYGKGIETKSYMVKENELIKCLNTESGTHVIFNLLIDEKKNTAIIHEIDRHPLSRKLRHVDFLHIDMSKELETDIDVRLVGVAPGVKQGGELLQRVKKVTIKCLPDYLPKHFEVDISDLNLGGSMRISDIVMPNIKIVRPPAETVVATVDKPKGMETDAEVAAAAAAAGAAAAASSAASEKK